A window of Motilibacter rhizosphaerae genomic DNA:
GCGGCCTCGGGGGTGCCGGTCTCGCTGTGGCTCACGGGCGAGTCCGCGTGGTTCGCGCTCCCGGGTCGCGCCGCGGAGTTCGCGCTGCCGCACGCGGCCCCGCTGCCCGACCTGCTCGACGCGGTGCTCGACGCGGGCAGCGTCACGCTCTGCACGCAGTGCGCGGCCCGCAGGGGCATCACCGGCGCCGACGTGCTGCCGGGCGTCCGGATCGCCGGGGCGGCCGCGTTCGTCGAGGAGGCCCTGCAGCCGGGGGCGCAGGCGCTCGTCTACTGAGACGGGGGCTGCTCGGGGAATCGGGCCCCTCCCCCGTGGGGTTGCGCGGTTCCCGACCCGACCTGCTGGAGGACGCATGACGACGTACGCCGTGACCGGAGCGAGCGGACCCTTCGGGCGCGCCGCGGTGGGAGCGCTGCTGCAGCGCGTCCCGGCCGCCGACGTCCGTGCGCTGGCCCGGACGACGGAGCGCGCGTCCGACCTGGGGGTGGAGGTGCGCGCGGTCGACTACTCGCAGCCCGAGACGCTCGCCCCCGCGCTCGAGGGGGTCGACCGGCTGCTCCTCGTCTCGGGCTCGGAGGTCGGCCGGCGCACGCCGCAGCACACCGCCGTGGTCGAGGCGGCCGTGGCCGCGGGGGTGCAGGTCGTCGCGTACACGTCGATCCTCGGCGCCGACGCGAGCCCGCTGCCGCTCGCCGTCGAGCACCGCGAGAGCGAGGCGGTGCTGCACGCGAGCGGGCTGCCGGTGCTGCTGCTGCGCAACGCGTGGTACGTCGAGAACTACACCGGCCGTCTGCAGGAGTGGGCCGGACGCGGCGAGATCGTGTCCGCGACCGGCGAGGGCCGGGTGTCGACC
This region includes:
- a CDS encoding DsrE family protein, with translation MADVARTLVVKVTAGADAPERCSQAFTVAATAAASGVPVSLWLTGESAWFALPGRAAEFALPHAAPLPDLLDAVLDAGSVTLCTQCAARRGITGADVLPGVRIAGAAAFVEEALQPGAQALVY
- a CDS encoding NAD(P)H-binding protein, which produces MTTYAVTGASGPFGRAAVGALLQRVPAADVRALARTTERASDLGVEVRAVDYSQPETLAPALEGVDRLLLVSGSEVGRRTPQHTAVVEAAVAAGVQVVAYTSILGADASPLPLAVEHRESEAVLHASGLPVLLLRNAWYVENYTGRLQEWAGRGEIVSATGEGRVSTAPRAEYAEAAAAALVGAGDESVTYELGGPAFSYAELAAAVARTTGREVRARLVSPEELTRELLAAGLDEGTAGFVAALDAGTAAGALDTSSRDLATLLGREPTPWEDALRAAWQG